The nucleotide sequence GCCGAGCTTGGAGGGCGTGGCATCCAGCACGAGGTGGCCCACCATGGCCCGCAGCACCCGGCGCGAGATCGGGACGACGACGTTCGGCAGCTTCGGCGCCCAGAACCCGCCGGCCTTGATCGCGGCACGCAGGTAGCCGGGCAGCAGGGTGGGCGTGATGTCGGAGAGCTCGGCGAGCTTGCGCCCGGCGACCCGCAGATCCTCCGGCCGCATGACGCCGTCCACGAAGCCGACCGTGAAGGCGAGGCCGTTCGGGTCCTTGAGCACCTCGGAGAGGCGCTGGGCGGCGGGCTCGACCGGGTGGGTCTCGCTCTCGGCGAGCCAGCGCTGCACAAGCGCGGCGACCTCTTCGGTGCGGGGGACGGTGTCGTCGGTGACGGTCATGGGGCGGGGTACCTTCCTCGGCCTCGCACACCCGGGTGTCGTGTGCGGCTGGATCATTGTCCAGCCGGTCGGTAGGCTCCGTCTATCAACCGATTCGAGTGGATTCTGTTCACTCTTCCCGAACGATCGGAACCGTCCGTGCTCGACGTCCATCGCCTGCGTCTGCTCGTGGAGCTGTCGCGTCGCGGCACGCTCTCCGCCGTGGCCGATGCGCTGTCGTACAGCAAGGCCTCCGTGTCCCAGCAGCTCGCCGCGCTGGAGCGCGACGTGGGGGTGCCGCTGCTGCGTCGGGTGGGTCGCGGCGTGCAGTTCACGCCGCAGGGGAACGTCCTGGTCGCCGAGGCCATCGGCATCCTCGATCAGCTGGAGCACGCCCAGGTCGCCGTCGCCGAATCGCTCACCGAGGTGACCGGCACCGTGCGCCTCGCGGTGTTCCAGTCCACTGCGCACTCCCTGCTGCCCCGCGCCCTCGCGGCCCTGGGCGAGCGCCATCCCGCGCTGCGCGTCGAGGTGACCGAGCGCGACCCGGAGTCCGGTCTGGTGGGCGTCTCCAGCCGCGACTACGACCTCATCCTCGCGGAGCAGTATCCGGGACGTACGCGCCCCATCCACGCCGACCTCGACCGCGTCGTGCTCGCCCACGATGCCATCGCCCTCGCCCGGAGGCCAGGAACGCCGGGGGCCGCCGATCCGGTCGCCGCGCTGTGGGCGACACGCGCGGAGCCGTGGGTGCTCGAGCCGGCGGGCACCGCGTCCCGCGCCTGGGCCGAGCAGCTGTGCCGCACCGCCGGCTTCGAGCCCGACGTGCGCTTCGAGCTCGCCGATCTCACGGCGCACGTGCGGCTCATCCATGCGGGGCTCGCGGTGGGCCTGCTCCCCGAGCTGGTGTGGGCGGGCGACACCCCGACGGTCGATCTCGCGCCGCTCCCGGACGAACCGCGACGGGAGATCTTCTCCTCCGCGCGGCGGGTGTCGGCGGATGCGCCGTCGATCCGGGCGGTCCGCGCCGCTCTGGCGGACGCCGCCTCACGGAACCTGCTCGACTGACGCGACCCGTCCGCGCGGGGAATATGCATGCGCATGCATCGGTTCCCTCCCGATGTACCCGGACGACGAGGTCCGACCACCCCCGTTGAAAGGAACTTCCGTGAGCACTCCCGTCATCGACCGCACCGCCCCGACCGAGCACCCCGTCCTCGACGTCCTCGCCGGTCGCTGGAGCCCCCGCGCCTACGACGCGCAGCACCCGATCGACGAGGCCAAGCTCGCCACCGCCCTCGAGGCCGCCCGCTGGAGCCCCTCCGCGAACAACATGCAGCCCTGGCGCTTCATCGTCGCCCGCCGCGGCACGGCCCTGCACGCCCAGATCGTCGATTCGCTCATGGGCTTCAACCAGGCCTGGGCCGGCAACGCCGCCGTGCTCGTCGTCGCGATCGCCGAGACCGCGACGCCCGACGGCACCCCGATCACCCACGCCCTCTACGACCTGGGCCAGGCCGTCGCGCACTTCTCCGTCCAGGCCCACCACGACGGCCTCGTGGTGCACCAGATGAGCGGCTTCGACCCCGAGGTCGTGCGCGAGTTCGCCGACCTCGAGCCCCGCTTCACCCCGGCGACCGTCATCGCCGTCGGCGAGTTCGGCGACATCGAGGCCCTGCCGGAAGCCCTGCAGGAGCGCGAGGTCGCCCCGCGCGTCCGCCGCCCGATCACGGAGACGGTCGTCCTCAGCGCCTGAGCATCGACACACGAAAGGCCCGGTATGCGTGACGCATACCGGGCCTTTCGGCCGTGGGCCGATGCCGATCAGTCGTCGAGCAGCTCGGCCTCGATCACGTCGTCGTCCTCGTCGTCGGGCTCCGGCTCGGGGGTCGTCGCGGTGAGCACGAGACCCGTGCCGTCGGCCGCCACGTCCACGCGGACGGTGTCGCCGTCGTGCACGCCGCCCGAGAGCAGCGCGGTCGCGAGCTTGTTCTGCACCTCCGTCTGGATGAGGCGGCGCAGCGGACGCGCACCGAACACCGGGTCGTAGCCGCGCTCGGCCAGCCACGACCGTGCACCGGGAGTGACCGCGAGCGTGAGCCGGCGATCCCGCAGCCGGTCGTGCAGCTGGTCGACGGAGAGCTCCACGATCTGCGCGAGATCGTCCTCCGTGAGCGCCTGGAACATCACGATGTCATCGAGACGGTTGAGGAACTCCGGCCGGAACGCCTGCCGCACGAGCGCCATCACCTGCTCCCGCTTCTCCTCCACGGAGAGCACGGGGTCGATGAGGATCGGCGAGCCGAGGTTCGAGGTCAGGATCAGGATCACGTTCGAGAAGTCGACCGTGCGGCCCTGCCCGTCGGTCAGCCGCCCGTCGTCCAGCACCTGCAGCAGCACGTCGAACACCTCGGGGTGCGCCTTCTCGACCTCATCGAGCAGGATGACGCTGTACGGGCGACGCCGCACGGCCTCGGTGAGCTGGCCGCCCTGCTCGTAGCCGACGTACCCGGGAGGGGCGCCGACGAGGCGCGAGACCGAGTGCTTCTCGCCGTACTCCGACATGTCGATGCGCACCATGGCGTGCTCGTCGTCGAAGAGGAACTGCGCGAGAGCCTTCGCCAGCTCCGTCTTGCCGACACCGGTCGGGCCGAGGAACAGGAACGATCCGGTGGGGCGACCGGGGTCGCTGATGCCCGCCCGCGAGCGGCGGACCGCGTCGGACACCGCCTTCACGGCGTCCTTCTGGCCGATGAGGCGCTTGCCGAGCTCGTTCTCCAGGTGCAGCAGCTTCTCGCTCTCCCCCTGCAGCAGCCGGCCCACGGGGATGCCGGTCCAGGCCGCGATCACGGCGGCGATGTCCTCCTCGGTGACCTGCTCGTTCACCATGCGCGGCTCGCTCGAGGCGGTGGCCTCAGCCTGCTCCGCCTCCGCGATGTCGCGTTCGAGGCGCTTGATCGTCTCATACTCCAGCTTCGAGGCCTTCGTGTAGTCGGCGTTGCGCATGGCGAGGTCGCGCTGGGTGATGGCATCGTCGAGTTGCTTCTTCAGCTCACCGACCCGGTTGAGGCCCTGACGCTCGCGCGCCCAGCGGGCTTCCAGCCCGGCGAGCTCCTTCTCGAGCTCGACGAGGTTCTCGCGGAGCGTGCCGAGACGCTCCTTTGACGCGGCGTCCTTCTCCCGCTTGAGCGCCAGCTCCTCCAGCTTGAGGCGGTCGACCTGGCGCTTGAGCTGGTCGATCTCGACCGGAGAGGAGTCGATCTCCATCTTCAGGCGCGACATCGACTCGTCGATCAGGTCGATGGCCTTGTCCGGCAGCTGCCGCGCGGGCAGGTAGCGGTTGGAGAGCGAGGCGGCGGCCACGAGCGCACTGTCGGAGATGGTCACCCCGTGGTGCGCCTCGTACCGGCCCTTGAGGCCGCGGAGGATCGCGATCGTGTCCTCGACCGTGGGCTCGCCGACGTACACCTGCTGGAACCGACGCTCCAGGGCGGCGTCCTTCTCGATGAACTCGCGGTACTCGTTGAGCGTGGTGGCGCCGATGAGCCGCAGCTCGCCTCGAGCCAGCATGGGCTTGAGCATGTTCGACGCCGCGACCGAGCCCTCGCCGCCGCCCGCGCCCATGAGCACGTGCAGCTCGTCGATGAACGTGATGACCCGGCCGTCCGACTCGGTGATCTCCTTGAGCACCTGCTTCAGGCGCTCCTCGAACTGGCCGCGGTACATGGCGCCGGCGACGAGGGCGGAGATGTCGAGGGAGACGAGCTCCTTGTCCTTCAGGGATTCGGCGACGTCGCCGGCGACGATGCGCTGCGCGAGGCCTTCGACCACCGCGGTCTTTCCGACGCCGGGCTCACCGATCAGCACCGGGTTGTTCTTGGTGCGACGGGTGAGCACCTGGCTGACGCGCCGGATCTCACTGTCCCGTCCGATGACGGGGTCGAGCTTGCCCTCGCGGGCGCGGTCGGTCAGGTTGATGCCGAACTGCTCGAGGGCGGACTGCTGTTCCTGGTTCGGGGATCCGGTCTGCGGGGTGGTCATGCGCTCCTCCTGGAGATGCTCCTTCTGGTCGTCTCCCGGGACCGAAGCCCGGCCGCGGGATCAAAGTTGAGTTTGGTTGACTCAAGTTTAGCATTCCTCTGTGCGGCGCTCCAGTGCCTCACCTCTCCCGAGCCACCTCGTCCCAGAC is from Microbacterium sp. BLY and encodes:
- a CDS encoding ATP-dependent Clp protease ATP-binding subunit, which encodes MTTPQTGSPNQEQQSALEQFGINLTDRAREGKLDPVIGRDSEIRRVSQVLTRRTKNNPVLIGEPGVGKTAVVEGLAQRIVAGDVAESLKDKELVSLDISALVAGAMYRGQFEERLKQVLKEITESDGRVITFIDELHVLMGAGGGEGSVAASNMLKPMLARGELRLIGATTLNEYREFIEKDAALERRFQQVYVGEPTVEDTIAILRGLKGRYEAHHGVTISDSALVAAASLSNRYLPARQLPDKAIDLIDESMSRLKMEIDSSPVEIDQLKRQVDRLKLEELALKREKDAASKERLGTLRENLVELEKELAGLEARWARERQGLNRVGELKKQLDDAITQRDLAMRNADYTKASKLEYETIKRLERDIAEAEQAEATASSEPRMVNEQVTEEDIAAVIAAWTGIPVGRLLQGESEKLLHLENELGKRLIGQKDAVKAVSDAVRRSRAGISDPGRPTGSFLFLGPTGVGKTELAKALAQFLFDDEHAMVRIDMSEYGEKHSVSRLVGAPPGYVGYEQGGQLTEAVRRRPYSVILLDEVEKAHPEVFDVLLQVLDDGRLTDGQGRTVDFSNVILILTSNLGSPILIDPVLSVEEKREQVMALVRQAFRPEFLNRLDDIVMFQALTEDDLAQIVELSVDQLHDRLRDRRLTLAVTPGARSWLAERGYDPVFGARPLRRLIQTEVQNKLATALLSGGVHDGDTVRVDVAADGTGLVLTATTPEPEPDDEDDDVIEAELLDD
- a CDS encoding nitroreductase family protein, which codes for MSTPVIDRTAPTEHPVLDVLAGRWSPRAYDAQHPIDEAKLATALEAARWSPSANNMQPWRFIVARRGTALHAQIVDSLMGFNQAWAGNAAVLVVAIAETATPDGTPITHALYDLGQAVAHFSVQAHHDGLVVHQMSGFDPEVVREFADLEPRFTPATVIAVGEFGDIEALPEALQEREVAPRVRRPITETVVLSA
- a CDS encoding LysR family transcriptional regulator, whose amino-acid sequence is MLDVHRLRLLVELSRRGTLSAVADALSYSKASVSQQLAALERDVGVPLLRRVGRGVQFTPQGNVLVAEAIGILDQLEHAQVAVAESLTEVTGTVRLAVFQSTAHSLLPRALAALGERHPALRVEVTERDPESGLVGVSSRDYDLILAEQYPGRTRPIHADLDRVVLAHDAIALARRPGTPGAADPVAALWATRAEPWVLEPAGTASRAWAEQLCRTAGFEPDVRFELADLTAHVRLIHAGLAVGLLPELVWAGDTPTVDLAPLPDEPRREIFSSARRVSADAPSIRAVRAALADAASRNLLD